The following are encoded in a window of Vigna unguiculata cultivar IT97K-499-35 chromosome 8, ASM411807v1, whole genome shotgun sequence genomic DNA:
- the LOC114193411 gene encoding beta-fructofuranosidase, insoluble isoenzyme CWINV3-like, producing MEINGEVASSHNLNSTMFKLPQKQPYRTCYHFQPPQYWMNDPNAPMYYRGVYHFFYQHNPDAATFGEKMVWAHSVSYDLINWIHLNHAIEPSEPFDVNSCWSGSATVIPEKEQPVILYTGIDDKKHQVQNMAMPKNLSDPFLREWVKHPQNPVMTPPSGVEVHNFRDPSTAWQGKDGKWRVVIGAQNGDEGKVVLYQSEDFADWKVKLNPFFASDNTGVCECPDFFPVSVNGTNGVDTSVQNQSVRHVLKISYLRRHQDYYFLGEYANGDGNFVPDVKFTGTSLDLRFDYGKFYASKSFFDHAKSRRILWGWVNESDTRHDDIEKGWAGLQCIPRQVWLDENGNRLMQWPIEEVEKLRGKQISIKGEKLVGGSILEVSGITASQADVEVLFEVPEIENAEFLDESEVDPELLCSEEYASRSGTIGPFGLFALASEDQTEHTAIFFRIYKTSNRYVCLMCSDQSRSSLRENLDKSKYGTIFDIDPNKKTISLRSLIDRSIIESFGEKGRICITSRVYPSLAIEKDARVFAFNNGRKSVVISELNAWSMKHAEFGQDESIYQ from the exons ATGGAGATCAATGGAGAGGTTGCATCCTCACACAACCTCAATTCTACCATGTTCAAGCTACCTCAGAAACAACCTTACAGAACTTGCTACCACTTTCAACCACCACAATATTGGATGAATG ATCCAAATG CACCAATGTACTACAGAGGAGTTTACCACTTTTTCTACCAACATAATCCTGATGCAGCAACCTTCGGTGAGAAAATGGTGTGGGCTCACTCTGTGTCCTATGATCTCATAAACTGGATTCATCTGAACCATGCTATTGAGCCAAGTGAGCCGTTTGATGTGAACAGTTGTTGGTCAGGCTCAGCCACTGTGATCCCAGAAAAAGAACAACCTGTGATTCTGTACACAGGAATTGATGATAAAAAGCATCAAGTTCAAAACATGGCTATGCCAAAGAATCTATCAGACCCCTTCTTAAGGGAATGGGTGAAACACCCTCAAAACCCTGTCATGACTCCACCAAGTGGGGTTGAAGTTCATAATTTCAGAGACCCTTCAACTGCATGGCAGGGAAAGGATGGAAAATGGAGGGTAGTCATTGGTGCTCAAAATGGTGATGAAGGGAAGGTAGTTCTTTACCAAAGTGAGGATTTTGCAGATTGGAAAGTGAAATTGAATCCTTTTTTTGCATCAGATAATACTGGAGTTTGTGAGTGTCCAGATTTTTTTCCTGTTTCCGTCAATGGCACAAATGGGGTGGATACATCTGTCCAAAATCAAAGTGTTAGACATGTGTTGAAGATAAGCTATCTACGCAGACATCAGGACTATTATTTTCTTGGTGAATATGCCAATGGTGATGGAAACTTTGTTCCTGATGTAAAATTCACAGGAACTAGTTTGGACTTAAGGTTTGACTATGGTAAATTTTATGCCTCAAAGTCTTTTTTTGACCATGCTAAGAGCAGAAGGATACTATGGGGGTGGGTGAACGAATCTGACACTAGACATGATGACATTGAGAAAGGATGGGCTGGTCTTCAG TGTATTCCAAGGCAAGTTTGGCTTGATGAAAATGGAAACCGGTTAATGCAGTGGCCAATTGAAGAGGTAGAAAAGCTGCGTGGCAAACAAATTAGCATAAAGGGAGAGAAACTTGTTggtggatcaattcttgaagttTCAGGTATCACAGCATCACAG GCTGATGTAGAAGTGTTGTTTGAGGTTCCGGAAATAGAGAATGCAGAGTTTTTAGATGAAAGTGAAGTTGATCCTGAGTTACTGTGTAGTGAAGAATATGCATCAAGAAGTGGCACAATAGGGCCATTTGGTTTGTTTGCTTTAGCATCTGAGGATCAAACAGAACACACTGCAATCTTCTTCAGAATATACAAAACCTCCAATAGATATGTATGTTTGATGTGCAGTGATCAAAGCAG GTCTTCATTGCGGGAGAACCTTGATAAATCCAAGTATGGAACCATCTTTGACATAGAtcctaataaaaaaacaatttcactCAGAAGTTTG ATTGATCGGTCCATTATTGAGAGTTTTGGGGAGAAAGGGAGAATTTGTATTACGAGTAGAGTTTATCCCTCGTTGGCGATTGAGAAAGATGCTCGTGTTTTTGCATTCAATAATGGAAGGAAGAGTGTGGTGATTTCAGAACTGAATGCTTGGAGCATGAAGCATGCAGAATTTGGCCAAGACGAAAGCATATATCAGTAG